From Haloglomus litoreum, the proteins below share one genomic window:
- a CDS encoding A/G-specific adenine glycosylase, with translation MTDAGPASEELPDGTTAGAAREDGDAPALPDDPEAVERVREALVAWYEADHRSFPWRETEDPYEILVSEVMSQQTQLDRVVEAWHDFLDEWPTVETLAAADRADVVGFWTDHSLGYNNRAKYLHEAARQVVEGEVEGVEAGAFPRTPERLQELMGVGPYTANAVASFAFNQGDAVVDTNVKRVLHRAFAEIHNADDPDYETVANALMPAGESRIWNNAIMELGGVACGKKPRCDEAGCPWREWCHAYQTGDFTAPDVPTQPSFEGSRRQFRGRIIKLLGNYDEMTLDTLGHRIRVDYSPDGDHGRDWLRELLSDLADDGLVEVEETKDETVARLQR, from the coding sequence ATGACAGACGCCGGGCCAGCGTCCGAGGAACTCCCCGATGGCACCACAGCGGGCGCTGCCCGCGAGGACGGCGACGCCCCCGCGCTCCCCGACGACCCGGAAGCGGTCGAGCGGGTCCGCGAGGCGCTCGTCGCGTGGTACGAGGCCGACCACCGCTCGTTCCCGTGGCGGGAGACCGAGGACCCGTACGAGATCCTCGTCTCGGAGGTGATGAGCCAGCAGACCCAGCTCGACCGTGTCGTCGAGGCCTGGCACGACTTCCTCGACGAGTGGCCCACCGTCGAGACCCTCGCGGCCGCCGACCGCGCCGACGTGGTCGGCTTCTGGACGGACCACTCGCTGGGCTACAACAACCGCGCGAAGTACCTCCACGAGGCCGCCCGGCAGGTCGTCGAGGGCGAGGTCGAGGGGGTCGAGGCGGGCGCGTTCCCCCGGACGCCCGAGCGCCTGCAGGAGCTGATGGGTGTCGGCCCGTACACTGCGAACGCGGTCGCCTCCTTCGCGTTCAACCAGGGCGATGCCGTGGTCGATACGAACGTCAAGCGCGTGCTCCACCGCGCGTTTGCAGAAATCCATAATGCGGACGATCCAGACTACGAAACCGTTGCGAACGCCCTTATGCCAGCTGGAGAGTCCCGAATCTGGAACAACGCGATTATGGAACTCGGCGGTGTTGCCTGCGGGAAGAAACCACGATGTGACGAGGCTGGGTGTCCCTGGCGCGAATGGTGTCACGCCTACCAGACCGGTGACTTCACCGCGCCCGACGTACCCACACAACCGAGCTTCGAGGGGAGTCGCCGGCAGTTCCGCGGGCGAATCATCAAACTCCTCGGTAACTATGACGAGATGACTCTCGATACCCTCGGTCATCGAATCCGCGTGGACTATTCACCAGACGGCGACCACGGTCGAGACTGGCTTCGAGAACTGCTCTCGGATCTGGCTGATGATGGGTTAGTCGAAGTTGAAGAGACTAAAGATGAGACGGTGGCTCGTCTTCAGAGGTAG